CATCGGCGGGTTTCAAAAACTAAGTCTTGTAGATTATCCAGGAAAGGTCTGTTCCATTATATTCACGCAGGGATGCAATTTCCGGTGTCCGTATTGCCATAATCCGGAACTTGTCGAGGTAAAAAAAGAGGGAGCGGTGCCGGCGGAAGAAATTTTGGAATACCTTGGAGCAAAATCATGGTTGCTGGATGGAGTGTGCATCACCGGGGGAGAACCGACGCTACAGGGCGACCTGCCGTCTTTTATTAGAAAAATAAAAGATATCGGGCTTTTGGTGAAACTTGATACGAACGGGTCGAATCCCACGATGGTGCGGGAGCTTATCGGGAAAAACCTTGTCGACTACATCGCCATGGATCTTAAGCACCCATGGGCGCGCTATGGGGACGTGGCGCATTCGCCGAACCGCGCGGCGACAGAAAATTGTAAAAAAACATTCGAGCTTATCCAATCATCCGGCGTAGACCACGAATTTCGTACCACGGTATTTCCGCAACTGCAGTGTGAAGAAGATCTTTTCGAGATGGCAGGGTACATCAAGGAAGGAGAGAAATATTTTTTGCAGAGCCTCCGGTACCAAAAAACGCTCGATGAACGTATCGACACATCGCGAACGCTTGACGTTGCCGGCATCGTTCTGCGTTTACGGGAGCTCTACCCAAAGGTTATATTGGAAGCACGCTAATCATTAATTCCAATTCCTCATGTCAAAAGAATTCATCGGTATTCTCCACGGATTTCTCGGTACGGTGTTCCTTATGGCGTTCTCCGGAGCCTTCGCCGAACTCATTGAGCTTACCCATCACGGCGCGCGGCGCGTCAAAATAGGCACGGCGGTCATGTTCGTGGCAAGCCTGCTCCTGTCTTTCACCGGCGGCGTGCTCTATGCGATATACCGCGCACCGGTCCCCGAAAGCGCACGCTCGAAACTACTTGCCAGTTCCACGCCCTGGGCGCATACGATACTTATGGAACTTAAAGAATTTACCGGCATGTTCGTGCCGATGATACTTGCGGTTGCCGTATACATTGCCTGGCGCCACAATGCGGAAATGGACGCCGATAGGACTCTCCGCCGCGTTCTTGCCGCGGTGCTGGTGCTCGCGATGCTGGTGACGCTTCTCACGTTCGGGCTGGGTGCGTATATTACGAAGACGCAGCCATTATAAAATCAAAAGTCAAAAATCAAAATTATGGAACAATCATTTCAAAATCAACCAAGTCGTATTCTGCGCGGTCCAACTATTGCGGTGTTCATCGGTGCCTCCGTGGCGTTGGTGATGATCGGTGTATTTAATTTACTGGCAGATGTTTCGCCAAAAATAAAAATATTTCTTACTCTCAATAAAGCCGTTGGACCTTGGTCCGGCAAAGTTGTATTCGGATACCTTGCGGGAGCCATTGCGTGGTTCTTGGCTTGGACGTTCTTGCGCGGCAAGGATGGCAATATCACGCGGTGGTTCTGGATATTTTTTGCAGCGCTCGTTATCGGCACGTCGCTGGTGTTCACGCCGTTCCTACACGTGCTAATTGGCTGAAATTTCGCCCACCTTCCTATGCGGACTTTTTTTCTTATCATGTTCGCAGTCATTATTGCCGTGGCGCTCACGGCATTCCGTTTGCGTTCCGCTGAGCCCGCTCAAGTAGTTCACCACGAATATAGCGCCATGCCGGCAAAAAAGGTTGATGTGAAAGATATCCGTCGCGCCGCCTCGGATATTCCGCCGCCTATTACGCGTCAAGAAGCGCAGGTTGTGAAGTTCGAACTGGAAACCAAAGAGGTCGTTGCCGAGGTTGCACCAGGCACAACATACGAATATTGGACGTACAACGGAACCGTTCCGGGGCCGTTTTTGCGCGTACGCGAGGGGGATATGGTCGAAATTAAGCTTACACACTTACTGCACGAATATGCCAAAACAGATGGCACTGCGCCTCCGCTTGCCTTAGGTATTATGCCGGCCGCCTTTGCTGATGGAGAGGATGCACATATGGATATGGGCGGCGACGAGCATGAGATAGCGGGGCATGGCACGCACTCCATCGATTTACACGCGGTCATTGGTCCGGGAGGGGGCGCGACGCTTATGCAGGCCAAGTCGGGTGAGATGAAAGTATTCCAATTCAAAGCAACGCGTCCCGGGCTTTATGTGTACCACTGCGCAAGCCCGCACATTCCCACGCATGTCGCAAACGGCATGTATGGATTGATCCTGGTTGAGCCTGCAGGCGGTATGCCGAAAGTAGATCGAGAGTTCTACGTCATGCAGGGAGAACTTTATACCCAGGGTCATGTGGGGCAAAAAGGACATCAAGAGTTCTCTAAAGAAAAACTGCTTGCCGAGGCGCCGGAATACGTAGTGTTCAACGGACGCATGGGGGCGCTTACCGGCAACGGAGCGCTCAAAGCAAAGACGGGAGAAAAAATACGTCTTTTTGTTGGCGTGGGAACATTCCTTGCATCGAATTTCCATGTTATCGGCGGCGTTCTCGACCATCTCTATCCGGAGGGAGACCTTGTATCTCCGCCGCACCGCAATGTGCAGACAACGCTC
This genomic stretch from bacterium harbors:
- a CDS encoding multicopper oxidase domain-containing protein — its product is MRTFFLIMFAVIIAVALTAFRLRSAEPAQVVHHEYSAMPAKKVDVKDIRRAASDIPPPITRQEAQVVKFELETKEVVAEVAPGTTYEYWTYNGTVPGPFLRVREGDMVEIKLTHLLHEYAKTDGTAPPLALGIMPAAFADGEDAHMDMGGDEHEIAGHGTHSIDLHAVIGPGGGATLMQAKSGEMKVFQFKATRPGLYVYHCASPHIPTHVANGMYGLILVEPAGGMPKVDREFYVMQGELYTQGHVGQKGHQEFSKEKLLAEAPEYVVFNGRMGALTGNGALKAKTGEKIRLFVGVGTFLASNFHVIGGVLDHLYPEGDLVSPPHRNVQTTLIPAGGSAVVEFELDVPGKYLLVDHSLVRAIDRGALAELIVEGSERPELFGSVKP
- a CDS encoding anaerobic ribonucleoside-triphosphate reductase activating protein, with protein sequence MTIGGFQKLSLVDYPGKVCSIIFTQGCNFRCPYCHNPELVEVKKEGAVPAEEILEYLGAKSWLLDGVCITGGEPTLQGDLPSFIRKIKDIGLLVKLDTNGSNPTMVRELIGKNLVDYIAMDLKHPWARYGDVAHSPNRAATENCKKTFELIQSSGVDHEFRTTVFPQLQCEEDLFEMAGYIKEGEKYFLQSLRYQKTLDERIDTSRTLDVAGIVLRLRELYPKVILEAR